The Acipenser ruthenus chromosome 27, fAciRut3.2 maternal haplotype, whole genome shotgun sequence genome includes a window with the following:
- the LOC117963801 gene encoding ubiquitin-conjugating enzyme E2 J2-like isoform X2, translating into MSNNSNKRAPTTATQRLKQDYLRIKKDPVPYICAEPLPSNILEWHYVVRGPEKTPYEGGYYHGKLIFPREFPFKPPSIYMITPNGRFKCNTRLCLSITDFHPDTWNPAWSVSTILTGLLSFMVEKGPTLGSIETTDFTKRQLAAQSLAFNAKDKVFCDLFPDVVEEIKNKQKAQEELSKRAQALPLPDVVPDGEVHNGHNGLPLLNGHAALAGANQQGLQQANRNHGLLGGALANLFVIVGFAAFAYTVKYVLRSIAQE; encoded by the exons ATGAGCAACAACAGTAACAAGAGAGCTCCCACAACAGCAACACAGCGATTAAAGCAGGACTACCTTCGAATAAAGAAAGACCCTGTGCCTTACATCTGTGCAGAACCCCTCCCTTCCAATATTCTAGAATG GCACTATGTTGTACGAGGGCCTGAGAAAACCCCATATGAAG GTGGCTATTATCACGGGAAACTGATTTTCCCTCGTGAATTTCCTTTCAAACCTCCTAGTATTTATATGATAACACCTAATGGAAGATTTAAATGCAACACAAG GTTGTGTCTCTCAATTACTGATTTCCACCCTGACACGTGGAATCCAGCTTGGTCTGTCTCCACTATCCTGACAGGTCTGCTTAGTTTTATGGTTGAGAAAGGCCCCACGTTGGGCAGTATTGAAACCACAGACTTCACT aaaagacaaCTTGCTGCTCAGAGTTTGGCTTTTAATGCAAAGGATAAGGTTTTCTGTGATCTGTTTCCTGATGTGGTAGAG GAAATcaagaacaaacaaaaagcacAGGAAGAGCTGAGTAAGAGAGCCCAGGCCCTGCCTCTCCCGGACGTCGTCCCCGATGGTGAAGTGCACAACGGTCACAACGGACTCCCCCTTCTCAACGGCCATGCGGCTCTAGCAGGGGCAAACCAGCAAGGCCTCCAACAGGCCAACCGCAACCATGGACTTCTTGGGGGAGCCTTAGCAAACCTGTTTGTCATAGTCGGGTTTGCAGCCTTTGCCTACACAGTAAAGTATGTACTAAGAAGCATAGCACAAGAATGA
- the LOC117963801 gene encoding ubiquitin-conjugating enzyme E2 J2-like isoform X1: MCDRFEMSNNSNKRAPTTATQRLKQDYLRIKKDPVPYICAEPLPSNILEWHYVVRGPEKTPYEGGYYHGKLIFPREFPFKPPSIYMITPNGRFKCNTRLCLSITDFHPDTWNPAWSVSTILTGLLSFMVEKGPTLGSIETTDFTKRQLAAQSLAFNAKDKVFCDLFPDVVEEIKNKQKAQEELSKRAQALPLPDVVPDGEVHNGHNGLPLLNGHAALAGANQQGLQQANRNHGLLGGALANLFVIVGFAAFAYTVKYVLRSIAQE; this comes from the exons ATGTGTGATAGATTTGAG ATGAGCAACAACAGTAACAAGAGAGCTCCCACAACAGCAACACAGCGATTAAAGCAGGACTACCTTCGAATAAAGAAAGACCCTGTGCCTTACATCTGTGCAGAACCCCTCCCTTCCAATATTCTAGAATG GCACTATGTTGTACGAGGGCCTGAGAAAACCCCATATGAAG GTGGCTATTATCACGGGAAACTGATTTTCCCTCGTGAATTTCCTTTCAAACCTCCTAGTATTTATATGATAACACCTAATGGAAGATTTAAATGCAACACAAG GTTGTGTCTCTCAATTACTGATTTCCACCCTGACACGTGGAATCCAGCTTGGTCTGTCTCCACTATCCTGACAGGTCTGCTTAGTTTTATGGTTGAGAAAGGCCCCACGTTGGGCAGTATTGAAACCACAGACTTCACT aaaagacaaCTTGCTGCTCAGAGTTTGGCTTTTAATGCAAAGGATAAGGTTTTCTGTGATCTGTTTCCTGATGTGGTAGAG GAAATcaagaacaaacaaaaagcacAGGAAGAGCTGAGTAAGAGAGCCCAGGCCCTGCCTCTCCCGGACGTCGTCCCCGATGGTGAAGTGCACAACGGTCACAACGGACTCCCCCTTCTCAACGGCCATGCGGCTCTAGCAGGGGCAAACCAGCAAGGCCTCCAACAGGCCAACCGCAACCATGGACTTCTTGGGGGAGCCTTAGCAAACCTGTTTGTCATAGTCGGGTTTGCAGCCTTTGCCTACACAGTAAAGTATGTACTAAGAAGCATAGCACAAGAATGA